A window from gamma proteobacterium SS-5 encodes these proteins:
- a CDS encoding SDR family oxidoreductase: MPLPSSNAEDGASVLITGCSSGIGLCCALGLQQRGYRVFASARRAEDVERLRQLGLEALQLDLASSQSIQQAFAQVMAATHGQLYALFNNGAYGQPGAVEDLSRDTLRQQLETNLLGWHELSCLALGPMLAAGRGRLVHNSSVLGFVAMPYRGAYNCSKYALEGLTDTLRLELRGTGVHVSLIQPGPILSRFRENAYRSFQRNIDPAHSRHREQYAAMERRLTLQGPAAPFTLPPEAVLKRLIHALESPRPKARYPVTFPTYLFALLKRLLPTALLDRLLIKASGDGAR, from the coding sequence ATGCCTTTGCCAAGCTCAAACGCTGAGGACGGCGCCAGCGTCCTCATCACCGGCTGCTCCAGCGGCATCGGCCTGTGCTGCGCCCTGGGCTTGCAGCAGCGCGGCTACCGGGTGTTCGCCAGCGCGCGCCGCGCTGAGGATGTGGAACGGCTGCGGCAACTGGGTCTAGAGGCCCTGCAGCTGGATCTGGCCTCTAGCCAGAGCATCCAGCAGGCCTTCGCGCAGGTCATGGCGGCGACCCATGGCCAGCTCTACGCCCTGTTCAACAACGGCGCCTACGGCCAGCCCGGCGCGGTGGAAGACCTCAGCCGCGATACCCTGCGCCAGCAGCTGGAGACCAACCTGCTCGGCTGGCATGAACTGAGCTGCTTGGCGCTTGGGCCCATGCTCGCCGCCGGACGCGGCCGCCTGGTGCACAACAGCTCTGTGCTCGGCTTTGTCGCCATGCCCTACCGGGGCGCCTACAACTGCTCCAAATACGCCCTGGAGGGCCTGACCGACACCCTGCGCCTGGAGCTGCGCGGTACTGGGGTGCACGTCAGCCTGATCCAGCCCGGCCCCATCCTCAGCCGCTTCCGCGAGAATGCCTACCGCAGCTTCCAGCGCAACATAGACCCGGCCCACAGCCGCCACCGCGAGCAATATGCGGCCATGGAACGACGCCTGACCCTACAAGGCCCGGCCGCGCCCTTTACCCTGCCGCCGGAGGCGGTGCTCAAGCGGCTGATTCACGCCCTGGAAAGCCCGCGCCCCAAGGCGCGCTACCCGGTGACCTTTCCCACCTATCTGTTCGCTCTGCTCAAGCGCCTGCTGCCCACGGCGCTGCTGGATCGCCTGCTGATCAAGGCCTCGGGGGATGGGGCCAGGTAG
- a CDS encoding RNA-binding transcriptional accessory protein yields the protein MSLAPIPVRIAEELSCRPAQVEAVMQLLAEGATIPFIARYRKEVHGGLDDTQLRHLEERLGYLTELEERRVSVLKSIEEQGKLTPELASAIQAAESKVRLEDLYLPYKQKRRTKAAIAREAGLEPLALSLLDDPTQDPALRAAAFVDADKGVADAAAALDGARQILMEHFAEDAELLGDLRQLLQQESQLRAQLVAGKETEGAKFADYFDYSEPLAKAPSHRALALFRGRKEGVLNLNLALADDEGLGHNELGRCERRIAAHFGISDQQRPADAWLKETVRWTWRVKLAFHLETDLFGSLREVAEEEAIRVFARNLQDLLLAAPAGPRATLGLDPGLRTGVKVAVVDATGKLLDAATVYPHVPQRQWDQSLAVLGALCQRHGVQLIAIGNGTASRETDQLAAELVKQLPQLRLQKIMVSEAGASVYSASELAAREFPELDVSLRGAVSIARRLQDPLAELVKIDPKSIGVGQYQHDLSQTRLARTLDAVVEDCVNAVGVDLNTASAPLLARVAGLSANLAAQIVAHRDQHGTFAGREQLKQVPRLGPKTFEQCAGFLRVMNGSNPLDASAVHPEAYPLVQRILQQTGKPIGELIGNTGLISRLAANDYVDERFGEPTVRDILKELEKPGRDPRPEFKTAEFKEGVEQISDLQLGMILEGVVTNVANFGAFVDVGVHQDGLVHISALSDKFVKDPHQVVKAGDVVKVKVMALDIPRKRIGLSMRLNDDPRDQEAQAGASDKRSRPARRGAPQKPAQLPAKPAQPTAMANAFAKLKR from the coding sequence ATGAGCCTTGCCCCCATCCCCGTGCGTATTGCCGAAGAACTCAGCTGTCGTCCTGCCCAGGTGGAGGCGGTGATGCAGCTGCTGGCCGAGGGGGCGACCATCCCCTTCATTGCCCGTTACCGCAAGGAGGTGCATGGCGGTCTGGACGATACCCAGCTGCGCCACCTGGAAGAACGTCTGGGCTATCTCACCGAGCTGGAGGAGCGACGCGTCAGCGTGCTTAAGTCCATTGAGGAGCAGGGCAAGCTGACCCCGGAGCTGGCCAGCGCCATCCAGGCGGCGGAGTCCAAGGTGCGCCTGGAAGACCTCTATCTGCCCTACAAGCAGAAGCGCCGCACCAAGGCGGCGATTGCCCGCGAGGCCGGGCTGGAGCCCCTGGCCCTGAGCTTGCTGGATGATCCCACTCAAGACCCGGCGCTGCGGGCGGCGGCCTTTGTGGATGCCGACAAGGGCGTGGCCGATGCCGCAGCGGCGCTCGATGGCGCGCGGCAGATTCTGATGGAGCACTTTGCCGAGGATGCCGAGCTGTTGGGCGATCTGCGCCAGCTGTTGCAGCAGGAGAGCCAGCTGCGCGCCCAACTGGTGGCGGGTAAGGAGACGGAGGGGGCCAAGTTTGCCGATTATTTCGATTACAGCGAGCCCCTGGCCAAGGCGCCCTCGCACCGCGCCCTGGCGCTGTTTCGCGGGCGCAAGGAGGGGGTGCTGAATCTGAACCTGGCGCTGGCCGATGATGAAGGCCTGGGCCATAACGAGCTGGGCCGCTGCGAGCGGCGCATCGCCGCCCACTTTGGCATCAGCGATCAACAGCGCCCGGCGGATGCCTGGCTCAAGGAGACGGTGCGCTGGACTTGGCGCGTCAAGCTGGCCTTTCACCTGGAGACCGACCTGTTCGGCAGCCTGCGCGAGGTGGCGGAGGAAGAAGCGATCCGCGTGTTTGCGCGCAACCTGCAGGACTTGCTGCTGGCCGCCCCGGCCGGACCCCGCGCCACCCTGGGGCTGGACCCCGGCCTGCGCACTGGGGTCAAGGTGGCGGTGGTGGATGCCACTGGTAAGCTGCTGGACGCCGCCACCGTCTATCCCCATGTGCCGCAGCGGCAGTGGGATCAGTCCCTGGCGGTGCTCGGCGCGCTCTGTCAGCGCCACGGCGTACAGCTGATCGCCATCGGCAACGGCACCGCCTCGCGTGAGACCGATCAGCTCGCCGCCGAGCTGGTGAAGCAGTTGCCGCAGCTGCGCCTGCAGAAGATCATGGTCAGCGAGGCCGGGGCCTCGGTCTATTCCGCCTCAGAGCTGGCGGCGCGGGAGTTCCCCGAGCTGGATGTGTCCCTGCGCGGCGCGGTGTCCATCGCCCGCCGCCTGCAGGACCCCCTGGCGGAGCTGGTGAAGATCGATCCCAAGTCCATCGGCGTCGGCCAGTATCAGCACGACCTGTCGCAGACCCGCCTGGCCCGCACCCTGGATGCGGTGGTGGAGGACTGCGTCAACGCCGTCGGTGTCGATCTGAATACCGCCTCGGCACCCCTGCTGGCGCGGGTGGCCGGTCTGTCGGCCAATCTGGCCGCACAGATCGTCGCCCACCGCGATCAGCACGGCACCTTTGCCGGCCGCGAGCAGCTCAAGCAGGTGCCGCGCCTCGGCCCCAAGACCTTCGAGCAGTGCGCCGGCTTTCTGCGCGTGATGAACGGCAGCAACCCACTGGATGCCTCAGCGGTGCATCCTGAGGCCTACCCGCTGGTGCAGCGCATCCTGCAGCAGACCGGCAAGCCCATCGGCGAGCTGATCGGCAACACCGGCCTGATCTCGCGCCTGGCGGCCAATGATTATGTGGATGAGCGCTTCGGCGAGCCGACGGTGCGCGACATCCTCAAGGAGCTGGAAAAGCCCGGTCGCGACCCCCGCCCCGAGTTCAAGACCGCCGAGTTCAAGGAAGGGGTGGAGCAGATCAGCGACCTGCAGCTGGGCATGATCCTGGAAGGGGTGGTGACCAATGTCGCCAACTTCGGTGCCTTCGTCGATGTCGGCGTGCATCAGGATGGCCTGGTGCATATCTCCGCGCTGTCGGACAAGTTCGTCAAGGACCCCCATCAGGTGGTCAAGGCCGGTGATGTGGTCAAGGTCAAGGTGATGGCGCTGGATATTCCGCGCAAGCGTATCGGCCTGTCCATGCGCCTCAACGATGACCCGCGGGATCAGGAAGCACAGGCAGGCGCCAGCGATAAGCGCAGCAGACCGGCTCGGCGTGGGGCGCCGCAAAAGCCCGCCCAGCTACCTGCCAAGCCGGCCCAGCCTACCGCCATGGCCAATGCCTTTGCCAAGCTCAAACGCTGA
- a CDS encoding thermonuclease family protein, whose product MTKSILLISSLLWLQAPLALAAEMQIDLDTLAVEDGDTVLIPFNGKEIRLQLLDIDAPEDSNNPKLLLDLQTTGLDRNSLLALGQASTARLKQLIASLGPFQARFDPDLRDRYGRINGEVFDAQGRSLAATLVAEGYAVPTKPADTPSPHRASTLQAKVENRGLWADATAKAMAAWSKY is encoded by the coding sequence ATGACCAAATCCATTCTACTGATCTCTAGCCTGCTATGGCTGCAGGCCCCGCTGGCGCTGGCCGCTGAAATGCAGATCGACCTGGATACGCTTGCCGTTGAGGACGGCGATACCGTCCTCATCCCCTTCAACGGCAAGGAGATACGCCTGCAGCTGCTGGACATAGACGCCCCCGAGGACAGCAACAACCCCAAGCTGCTGCTCGACCTGCAGACCACCGGGCTGGATCGCAACAGCCTGCTCGCGCTGGGCCAGGCCAGCACGGCGCGGCTGAAGCAGCTCATCGCCAGCCTTGGTCCCTTCCAGGCGCGTTTCGACCCCGACCTGCGCGACCGCTACGGCCGCATCAACGGCGAGGTATTCGATGCCCAGGGCCGCTCCCTGGCCGCCACCCTGGTGGCCGAGGGCTATGCGGTACCCACCAAGCCGGCCGATACCCCCTCCCCGCACAGGGCAAGCACGCTGCAGGCCAAGGTGGAAAACCGCGGCCTCTGGGCCGATGCCACCGCCAAGGCCATGGCCGCCTGGAGCAAATACTGA
- a CDS encoding DDE-type integrase/transposase/recombinase: protein MLAVTVSPKFQVVIPQAVREQLHIEAGQKLQVLAYEHRIEFLPVESPQTLRGFLPGIATDVPSLRDLQAEQRRLEQAGKPVKAFKTYPLGYVHIDLKYLPRMADETRRCYLYVAIERSTRWVHMEIHGDKSAETASRFLQNAIDKAPFHIKTILTDNGKEFTDRFVANGEREPTGSHLFDQVCTQQSIEHRLIKPRHPQTNGMVERFNGRISEILATHHYDSRRSLAEALEHYLMVYNYHIPQKALGHKTPVQALKEWQKKAPELFNKSTDDQPGLDS from the coding sequence ATGCTGGCAGTGACCGTTTCTCCCAAATTTCAGGTTGTGATTCCACAGGCGGTTCGAGAGCAGTTGCACATCGAAGCAGGGCAGAAACTGCAAGTACTGGCGTATGAGCATCGAATTGAGTTTTTACCTGTTGAAAGTCCGCAGACTCTGCGAGGCTTTCTGCCGGGAATAGCCACTGATGTGCCCAGTTTGCGTGACCTGCAGGCAGAGCAGCGGCGTCTGGAGCAGGCTGGCAAGCCCGTGAAGGCCTTCAAGACCTACCCCTTGGGCTATGTGCACATCGATCTCAAGTACTTGCCCCGCATGGCAGATGAGACCAGGCGATGTTACCTGTATGTGGCAATCGAGCGCTCCACGCGCTGGGTACACATGGAGATCCATGGCGACAAGAGTGCCGAAACGGCCAGTCGGTTTTTGCAGAATGCCATCGACAAAGCCCCGTTTCACATCAAAACCATCTTGACCGATAACGGTAAGGAATTCACTGATCGTTTCGTGGCCAATGGAGAGCGAGAACCCACCGGCTCACACCTGTTTGATCAGGTGTGTACCCAGCAGTCGATCGAGCATCGCCTAATCAAGCCGAGGCACCCACAAACCAATGGCATGGTAGAGCGTTTTAACGGGCGTATCAGCGAGATACTGGCCACTCACCACTACGACTCCAGGCGCAGCCTAGCAGAGGCCCTAGAGCACTACCTGATGGTCTATAATTACCACATCCCTCAGAAGGCACTGGGGCACAAAACGCCTGTGCAAGCATTGAAGGAGTGGCAGAAAAAGGCACCGGAACTGTTTAATAAAAGCACTGATGATCAGCCGGGACTCGACAGTTGA
- a CDS encoding BrnA antitoxin family protein, with translation MKDRYDFSMGTRGAVAKSTGKSRITIMLDDEILDAFRAKAEASGSGYQTEINRALREYLQQDAPPTLEAIRQVIHDELSAIREG, from the coding sequence ATGAAAGACCGATACGATTTCTCCATGGGAACGCGCGGAGCTGTAGCCAAAAGCACAGGGAAATCCCGCATCACCATCATGTTAGACGACGAGATACTGGACGCCTTTCGCGCCAAGGCGGAAGCAAGCGGCAGCGGCTACCAGACAGAAATCAACCGGGCGCTGCGTGAATACCTGCAGCAGGATGCGCCGCCAACGCTGGAGGCCATCCGCCAGGTGATCCACGACGAGCTGAGCGCGATCCGCGAGGGCTGA